Proteins encoded within one genomic window of Spirulina major PCC 6313:
- a CDS encoding translocation/assembly module TamB domain-containing protein, translating into MTDQTPETQPNPPEPRRRRWIWWLIFGMAGSGSAWIVLWVIVQQLVQPFIAQQVANTLERPVELGAVTRLSPTAIHFNKTRLPTTADDADYATTEAVAVRFNPLKVIFERRLELDITFADATVYVEQDRDGQWINIPTIEEGNLPIKIRVVAVRVDGAIASVVRRNPDQSQRSPLVAQVNSGNLLINGGLDDLQVTQLQGSLAEGGRFRVQGELGLTSGSLDTLTGTLAATMQGVDIPQVMRLIPPLPLNTTIQTGTVGANVTLTLQGNPFSLATLPTLEGVGRVQDVTVQVEGVKSVARLANAKLRFQGDQVLLDGATARLGSVPVGLGGAVSLSGQNDLQVSLEPVEVTRLLDAVFEDLELPIALQGAIAMTAQVRGPLEDLGIGGQVQAACVTASPCLPLRVDRVGVRSLNADFIASVAQQTLSVESWTLIPDFGGKVTGKAIATRKDPENPIALLETQWEQIPINRALQTVQVATPVALGTTSGNATVSLPLNNWQAAQVLLSTDLLGGRVQVGNVGLTENTWQATVFAQQLRLPLDLPLGATDARLRVGGRWEALNLEAIAITGQTQTTIGAGRLIIPQLQLAGGQFVAQLQAQNVAVQPFAAQLPAQLQAFPLGNFNGQITVAGALAGLRPTRLVSRGAMGVGIAGGTAQLLGLGLQGDRLTATLQAQNLNTAQLAQLFPQLPLNRSALGRLAAEVQVATPFSALFRGGLLGIWDGLQVQGTAIASALGGGTGNVAFTLRDRNWTAQVQGEGINSRQLLPQLPAALGQSLQSRVTMTGVIPRRFTVETLQLQGQGTAQMGRDRLAIPQFSLRDRTLTARLLPDNITLAPYSNLLRGQLTGQLDVRLPLFDLAQFQAQGAVRFSEGLIAVRDPIDAEFGWQDGRLTLNRLQGGEQLTAQGYLQFNVPRLLRGQLDAAVVQRVDLGVIAQNLDLAALPEVAAQFVTLPTAAAWADLRGLTSFEGRIAGTLTAPQVEGDLSLVNVAVNQFQLDPILTGPVSLQPGGSEIALRSEQEDGDRILVTLNANYRPTTFDLRLDQLIATGRTENNILTASLTQFPLAQAKPFLPNGLLPPLIAAQPLAGDLTGKFTVDWRNWGVAGSVAIEKPVVGQLRGDRFTGDLQYVGNAIALREARLQTGSTLYEINGSLIPTGPEPRVDGTVAIENGRVEDIFAALDLVKFSDLLRISNTFGQPALGQAADLNTLGVGRPDDSLGDRLSRLSEIRALNELRRQDSIDALPFPGLDAIAGSFSGAVTLSGALSEGIGGLNAQVELNGSDWQWGAYQADTVTLIGSLAEGIVTIRPLELQTAEGVLALAGVFGNDEITGQLQINDFPIITLQDLLPLPPAIGFGGTINVTATLGGDRANPRLLGRVNILGASVNETPIDTATANFSYNNAKLRFSATSTLMADGTPLTAAGQFPYQLPIPGTLPPSDNQATLTARVQDDGLAILNIISRQNLIWQGGSGDVNVDIRGQVNPDRFALESLVADGSITITDGVLGSKLLPETITDLDGVISLNFDQIDIESITGDFGGGSLTVAGSLPTFQRQALENPLTVTLDQLAIALQGVFSGVVGGSVQILGTALAPEITGNVNVTNGNVQLLGAASLSGAAGDSPTAEPSNGFFEFRDLRLILADDFRIRLYPILDLVAQGDLVLNGSFSDLQPDGVIDLNSGYVNLFTTTFRLDSNYNNVAVLNPLNGLDPFLDLRLVGSVIETSRRTFAVESLSAEVSDSPVGVGGIQNLTVRADINATAFELAETLRATAQSGTRPRQQLIDLSSSPARSDTEILALLGGSFINSVAGGDNTALVGGLANIAGTTLFGDLQQTISDALSLSEFRVFPAQVLNEDSTTGTLGIAVEVGKTIANDFSLSVLQFITPPGQETRYNIRYRINDNLTIRGSTDFQGDSRGSIEFETRF; encoded by the coding sequence ATGACAGACCAAACTCCTGAGACTCAACCGAATCCCCCTGAACCCCGTCGCCGCCGTTGGATCTGGTGGCTCATCTTTGGGATGGCGGGTTCTGGCTCGGCGTGGATCGTGCTGTGGGTTATCGTGCAGCAACTTGTGCAACCGTTTATTGCCCAACAAGTCGCTAACACCCTCGAACGGCCAGTGGAGTTAGGTGCGGTCACTCGCCTATCTCCCACCGCCATTCACTTCAACAAGACTCGCCTCCCTACCACCGCCGACGATGCGGATTATGCCACCACGGAAGCCGTCGCCGTTCGGTTTAATCCCCTTAAGGTGATTTTTGAGCGGCGGCTTGAACTGGATATCACGTTTGCGGATGCCACGGTGTATGTGGAGCAAGACCGGGATGGTCAATGGATTAATATCCCGACGATTGAAGAGGGAAACTTGCCGATCAAAATCCGGGTGGTGGCGGTGCGGGTGGATGGGGCGATCGCATCAGTGGTGCGCCGTAATCCCGATCAGAGTCAGCGATCGCCCCTCGTCGCTCAGGTGAACAGCGGCAATTTATTGATCAATGGCGGTTTGGACGATCTGCAAGTCACCCAATTGCAAGGCAGTCTTGCCGAAGGGGGGCGGTTTCGGGTGCAGGGGGAATTGGGGCTAACGTCGGGGTCGTTGGATACCTTGACGGGAACCTTAGCCGCGACGATGCAAGGGGTCGATATTCCCCAAGTGATGCGGCTGATCCCGCCGTTACCCCTCAACACCACGATCCAGACGGGAACGGTGGGGGCAAATGTCACCCTCACCTTACAGGGGAATCCCTTTAGTTTGGCAACATTGCCCACCCTAGAGGGCGTGGGCCGGGTTCAGGATGTGACGGTGCAGGTGGAGGGGGTGAAATCGGTGGCGCGGTTGGCTAATGCCAAGCTGCGGTTTCAGGGGGATCAGGTGTTGCTTGATGGGGCGACGGCGCGGCTGGGCAGCGTGCCTGTGGGGTTGGGTGGGGCGGTGTCCTTGAGTGGCCAGAATGATCTGCAAGTGAGCCTAGAGCCGGTGGAGGTGACGCGGCTTCTTGATGCGGTGTTTGAAGATTTGGAGTTACCGATCGCACTGCAAGGGGCGATCGCGATGACGGCCCAAGTGCGGGGGCCGTTGGAGGATTTGGGAATTGGGGGACAGGTGCAGGCGGCCTGTGTAACGGCCTCGCCCTGTCTGCCGTTGCGGGTGGATCGGGTGGGGGTGCGATCGCTCAACGCCGACTTCATTGCCTCGGTGGCACAACAAACCCTCAGTGTCGAATCCTGGACGTTGATTCCGGACTTTGGCGGCAAGGTGACGGGGAAAGCGATCGCCACCCGCAAAGACCCCGAAAACCCCATCGCCCTCCTTGAAACCCAATGGGAGCAAATCCCGATTAATCGCGCTCTCCAAACAGTTCAAGTTGCGACCCCCGTTGCCCTCGGCACCACGTCCGGCAACGCCACGGTGAGCCTTCCCCTCAATAATTGGCAAGCCGCTCAGGTGTTGCTCAGTACGGATCTCCTCGGCGGTCGAGTGCAAGTGGGCAATGTGGGCTTGACAGAGAACACCTGGCAAGCCACTGTTTTTGCCCAACAGTTGCGCCTACCGCTGGATTTGCCCTTGGGGGCAACCGATGCCCGCCTGCGGGTGGGGGGACGGTGGGAGGCGCTGAATTTAGAGGCGATCGCCATCACCGGCCAAACCCAAACCACGATCGGCGCAGGACGGCTAATCATCCCACAACTGCAACTGGCCGGGGGGCAATTCGTCGCCCAACTCCAAGCCCAAAATGTGGCGGTGCAACCCTTTGCGGCGCAACTTCCGGCGCAACTACAAGCCTTTCCCTTGGGCAATTTTAACGGTCAAATCACCGTTGCGGGAGCCTTGGCGGGGCTGCGGCCGACGCGCTTGGTGAGTCGCGGCGCGATGGGGGTTGGCATTGCGGGCGGGACGGCGCAGCTTTTGGGGTTAGGGTTGCAGGGCGATCGCCTCACCGCTACGCTCCAAGCCCAGAATTTAAACACGGCGCAACTGGCGCAACTGTTTCCGCAACTGCCGCTGAATCGCTCGGCCCTGGGGCGATTGGCGGCAGAGGTACAGGTGGCAACGCCTTTTAGTGCGCTGTTCCGGGGTGGCTTGTTGGGGATTTGGGATGGGTTGCAGGTGCAGGGAACGGCGATCGCATCTGCTTTGGGGGGAGGGACGGGGAATGTGGCGTTTACCCTCCGCGATCGCAACTGGACAGCCCAGGTGCAGGGTGAGGGGATCAACTCGCGGCAACTGTTACCGCAACTTCCGGCCGCCTTGGGGCAATCCTTGCAGAGCCGCGTCACCATGACCGGCGTGATTCCCCGTCGCTTCACGGTGGAAACCCTGCAACTCCAAGGCCAGGGCACAGCCCAGATGGGGCGCGATCGCCTCGCCATCCCACAATTTAGCCTGCGCGATCGCACCCTCACCGCTCGCCTCTTGCCGGACAATATCACCCTTGCCCCCTATTCCAACCTGTTACGGGGACAACTCACCGGACAATTGGATGTTCGGTTACCCCTGTTTGATCTCGCCCAATTCCAAGCCCAAGGCGCGGTGCGATTCAGTGAGGGGTTAATCGCCGTGCGCGATCCGATTGATGCGGAGTTTGGTTGGCAAGACGGGCGGCTCACCCTGAATCGATTGCAGGGGGGTGAACAATTGACGGCCCAGGGCTATCTTCAGTTTAATGTGCCTCGCCTGTTGCGGGGGCAACTCGATGCGGCGGTGGTGCAGCGGGTGGATTTGGGGGTCATCGCCCAGAATTTGGACTTGGCCGCCTTGCCGGAGGTGGCGGCCCAATTTGTCACCCTCCCGACGGCGGCGGCCTGGGCAGATTTGCGGGGCTTGACCAGTTTTGAAGGCCGGATTGCGGGGACATTAACCGCGCCCCAGGTTGAGGGAGATCTCAGCTTGGTGAATGTGGCGGTGAATCAGTTTCAGCTTGACCCGATCTTGACGGGGCCGGTGTCGCTGCAACCGGGGGGCAGTGAAATCGCCCTGCGGTCTGAGCAGGAAGACGGCGATCGCATCCTCGTCACCCTCAACGCTAACTATCGCCCCACCACCTTTGATCTCCGCCTGGATCAACTGATCGCCACCGGGCGCACGGAAAACAACATTCTCACCGCGTCCCTGACTCAATTTCCCCTCGCCCAAGCCAAACCCTTTTTACCCAACGGCCTCCTGCCACCCCTGATCGCTGCCCAACCCCTCGCGGGGGATCTCACCGGAAAATTTACCGTTGATTGGCGCAATTGGGGCGTGGCGGGGTCTGTCGCCATTGAAAAACCCGTGGTGGGGCAACTGCGGGGCGATCGCTTCACGGGGGATCTGCAATATGTGGGGAATGCGATCGCGCTGCGGGAGGCTCGCTTGCAAACCGGCAGCACCCTCTACGAGATCAACGGCAGCCTGATCCCCACCGGGCCAGAGCCACGGGTGGACGGTACTGTGGCGATCGAAAATGGCCGCGTGGAGGATATTTTTGCCGCCTTAGACCTGGTGAAATTTTCCGACCTGCTGCGGATTAGCAACACCTTCGGCCAGCCTGCACTGGGTCAGGCGGCGGATCTCAATACCTTGGGGGTGGGTCGTCCCGATGATTCCCTCGGCGATCGCCTCAGTCGATTGTCAGAAATTCGCGCTCTCAACGAACTACGCCGCCAAGACAGTATCGATGCGTTGCCGTTTCCGGGTTTGGATGCGATCGCCGGTTCCTTTAGCGGAGCCGTTACCCTGTCCGGTGCATTAAGTGAGGGCATTGGCGGCCTCAATGCCCAAGTGGAACTCAACGGCAGCGATTGGCAATGGGGCGCATACCAAGCCGATACCGTCACCTTGATCGGCAGTCTAGCCGAGGGAATCGTGACCATTCGCCCCTTGGAACTCCAAACCGCCGAAGGCGTGCTAGCCCTGGCCGGAGTCTTCGGCAATGATGAAATTACTGGCCAGTTGCAAATCAACGACTTCCCGATCATCACCCTCCAAGATCTGCTCCCCCTCCCACCTGCCATTGGTTTTGGCGGCACAATTAATGTAACAGCCACCCTAGGGGGCGATCGCGCCAACCCCCGCCTGCTCGGCCGCGTCAACATCCTAGGGGCCAGCGTCAACGAAACCCCCATCGACACCGCCACCGCCAACTTTAGCTACAACAACGCCAAACTCCGCTTCAGCGCCACCAGCACCCTCATGGCAGACGGAACCCCCCTCACCGCCGCCGGCCAATTTCCCTATCAACTGCCCATCCCCGGCACTCTTCCCCCCAGCGATAACCAAGCCACCCTCACCGCCAGAGTCCAAGACGACGGTTTGGCCATTCTCAACATCATCAGCCGCCAAAACCTGATCTGGCAAGGCGGCAGCGGTGATGTCAACGTGGATATTCGCGGCCAGGTTAACCCCGATCGCTTCGCCCTCGAATCCCTCGTCGCCGACGGCAGCATCACCATCACAGACGGGGTACTGGGGTCAAAACTCCTCCCCGAAACGATTACAGACCTAGATGGGGTCATTTCCCTCAACTTTGACCAGATTGATATTGAGTCGATCACGGGGGACTTTGGGGGCGGCTCCCTCACCGTGGCGGGCAGCCTTCCCACCTTCCAACGCCAAGCCCTAGAGAATCCCTTAACCGTGACGTTGGATCAGTTGGCGATCGCTCTTCAGGGCGTTTTTTCCGGCGTCGTCGGCGGCTCAGTCCAAATCCTCGGCACCGCCCTCGCCCCCGAAATCACCGGCAACGTCAACGTCACCAACGGCAATGTTCAACTCCTCGGCGCAGCCTCCCTCAGCGGTGCCGCCGGTGACAGCCCCACCGCAGAACCCAGCAATGGTTTTTTTGAATTTCGTGATCTACGCCTCATCCTCGCCGATGATTTCCGGATTCGGCTCTACCCCATCCTCGATCTCGTCGCCCAAGGAGATCTCGTCTTAAACGGCAGCTTTAGCGACCTACAGCCCGATGGTGTCATTGATCTCAATTCCGGCTATGTCAATTTATTTACCACCACCTTCCGCCTTGACAGCAACTACAACAACGTAGCCGTGCTCAACCCCCTCAACGGCCTTGATCCCTTCTTAGATTTACGCCTTGTCGGGTCTGTGATTGAAACAAGTCGGCGCACCTTTGCGGTGGAATCCCTCTCCGCTGAGGTCAGTGATAGTCCGGTCGGTGTCGGAGGCATTCAAAATCTAACGGTACGAGCCGATATTAACGCCACCGCCTTTGAACTCGCCGAAACCCTCCGCGCCACCGCCCAAAGCGGCACACGTCCCCGCCAACAACTCATCGACCTCAGCAGCAGCCCCGCCCGCAGTGATACAGAAATTCTCGCCCTCCTCGGCGGTAGTTTTATCAACTCTGTTGCCGGTGGTGATAACACAGCCCTAGTGGGAGGGTTAGCCAACATTGCCGGGACAACCTTGTTTGGAGACTTGCAACAGACGATTAGTGATGCGTTGAGCTTAAGTGAATTTCGGGTCTTTCCGGCTCAAGTGTTGAATGAAGACAGCACAACGGGAACCTTGGGAATCGCCGTGGAAGTGGGCAAAACGATCGCTAATGATTTTTCCCTTTCCGTGTTGCAGTTTATTACCCCACCCGGCCAAGAAACCCGGTACAACATCCGCTATCGCATCAATGACAACTTGACGATTCGCGGCTCTACGGATTTCCAAGGAGATAGTCGCGGCTCGATTGAGTTTGAAACACGCTTTTAA
- a CDS encoding sensor histidine kinase gives MSFLTHQFHRLKIGQKIYLGYGIVLSIAVIGTMVGLIVGNRVHHQAQQQLSNATQEGRLLARLLFITSQFQPQQEFVPVLRNPQRLQQAIEQFSTRVTTTESILETLTSHRTSQHSVQTQQFLTAYERIFQDYVTAQTETLAQLEAGIDNTIDIDQAIAALNQFATAPDAIRFFRYSREIDSLLDAAAQEITIAEANFERANDLRSSIILVSITLSVMLACLLAIVTGRGIINPIRQVTNVAQTVTETGDFQQRVPEQWGQDETAILAAALNQLIAWVDKYTQELNQTQAQLIQTEKMSSLGQMVAGIAHEINNPVNFIYGNLPHVSTYTIDLLDLVDSYEEEMPQATPTILEKRDESDLDFLREDLPKILQSMQVGADRIRQLVLSLRNFSRLDESELKPSDIHEGIDNTLILLSNRLKRGIKVTKDYGDLPLVECFPAQLNQVFMNLISNAIDALLDDDSKSQKEITIKTSCDQGRVKVAIADNGHGIPEALHHQLFDPFFTTKPVGKGTGLGLAICYQIIQKHGGQIRLVSQPNQGTEFTIELAQTFKPSTSETVDSAA, from the coding sequence TTGTCTTTCCTCACCCATCAGTTTCATCGCTTAAAGATCGGTCAGAAGATCTATTTGGGCTATGGCATCGTTTTGAGCATTGCAGTGATTGGTACGATGGTCGGCTTGATTGTCGGGAATCGTGTCCATCATCAAGCCCAACAACAACTCAGTAATGCCACTCAAGAAGGCCGACTCCTAGCTCGCCTGCTCTTCATCACCAGCCAATTTCAACCCCAGCAGGAATTTGTACCGGTACTGCGCAACCCCCAACGGTTACAGCAAGCAATCGAACAATTTTCGACCCGAGTCACCACCACTGAATCCATTTTAGAGACACTCACGAGCCATCGAACCTCTCAACACAGTGTCCAAACTCAACAATTTTTGACAGCCTATGAGCGCATCTTTCAAGACTATGTCACCGCCCAAACTGAAACGTTAGCTCAACTTGAAGCGGGGATCGACAATACCATAGATATTGATCAAGCGATCGCAGCCTTAAATCAATTTGCCACAGCGCCGGACGCAATTCGTTTTTTCCGCTATTCCAGGGAAATTGATAGCTTACTCGATGCGGCTGCGCAAGAAATCACGATCGCCGAAGCCAACTTTGAGCGGGCGAATGATTTACGGTCAAGTATTATCTTAGTGAGCATCACTCTCTCGGTGATGTTGGCTTGTTTATTAGCCATTGTAACGGGAAGAGGCATCATCAATCCGATTCGCCAAGTGACAAACGTGGCCCAAACAGTGACGGAAACGGGTGATTTTCAGCAACGAGTCCCTGAACAATGGGGACAAGATGAAACGGCTATTTTAGCCGCTGCATTGAATCAACTCATTGCCTGGGTTGATAAATATACTCAGGAATTAAACCAAACTCAAGCTCAACTCATTCAAACGGAAAAAATGTCAAGTTTGGGTCAGATGGTGGCTGGTATTGCCCATGAAATTAATAATCCTGTTAATTTCATTTATGGTAATTTGCCCCATGTGTCTACCTATACTATTGATCTCCTTGACCTTGTGGACTCTTATGAAGAGGAAATGCCGCAGGCAACGCCCACCATTCTTGAAAAACGAGATGAGAGTGATCTTGATTTTTTGCGAGAAGATTTACCTAAGATTTTACAGTCCATGCAAGTGGGTGCAGATCGGATTCGACAATTGGTTTTATCGCTGCGCAACTTTTCCCGCTTAGATGAATCGGAACTAAAACCCAGTGATATTCATGAGGGCATTGATAATACGTTGATCTTGCTCAGTAATCGCCTCAAGCGTGGCATTAAGGTGACGAAAGACTACGGTGATTTACCCTTAGTGGAATGTTTTCCAGCGCAACTCAATCAAGTGTTTATGAATTTGATTAGTAATGCGATTGATGCTCTGCTCGATGATGATTCAAAATCTCAGAAAGAAATCACGATTAAAACATCCTGTGATCAGGGTAGGGTGAAGGTTGCGATCGCTGATAATGGCCACGGCATTCCGGAGGCATTACACCATCAACTTTTTGATCCCTTTTTCACGACGAAGCCGGTGGGGAAAGGTACGGGGCTTGGTTTGGCGATTTGCTACCAAATTATTCAGAAGCATGGCGGCCAGATTCGCTTGGTGTCTCAACCCAATCAAGGCACAGAATTCACCATTGAGTTAGCGCAAACTTTCAAGCCATCTACATCTGAAACCGTTGATTCTGCGGCTTAA
- a CDS encoding ABC transporter substrate-binding protein has protein sequence MNSKLYSRRLFCQLGIGFTLSVAIAACNTPSEPEQTEAAPLKVGLNVGNVPWEYEDEAGELVGFEVDLIEAIATALDREIEFIDMPFIDLFPALLSERIDVAIASITITEERLETLDFAQPYYDSDQSLTVRSDSEIERLEDMAGKVVAVDNGSTGDQWVTENQDRYQFAEIVRYEGLNPAMEDLAAGAFDGYISDLPATTYYVQDHDDLAVVERIPTGEQYSMMFAKGNPLRDQCNEVISTLKQDNTLAAIHEKWFGVAPDPDTSTVVVKPVPE, from the coding sequence ATGAACTCTAAACTCTATTCTCGGCGTTTGTTTTGTCAGTTGGGTATTGGTTTTACCCTGAGTGTAGCGATCGCTGCCTGTAATACTCCATCGGAGCCGGAACAGACGGAAGCAGCCCCGTTAAAAGTGGGCTTGAATGTGGGGAATGTCCCCTGGGAGTATGAAGATGAGGCGGGGGAATTAGTGGGGTTTGAGGTGGATTTAATTGAAGCGATCGCCACAGCTTTAGATCGTGAAATTGAATTCATTGATATGCCGTTTATTGACTTATTCCCAGCCCTACTCTCGGAGCGCATTGATGTTGCGATCGCATCCATTACAATTACCGAAGAGCGTCTTGAAACCTTAGATTTTGCCCAGCCCTACTATGACAGCGACCAATCATTAACGGTGCGATCCGATAGTGAGATTGAGCGTCTAGAGGATATGGCGGGCAAGGTTGTCGCGGTTGATAATGGCTCGACGGGTGATCAATGGGTAACTGAAAATCAAGATCGCTATCAGTTTGCTGAAATTGTTCGGTATGAAGGGTTAAATCCTGCCATGGAAGACTTAGCCGCAGGTGCGTTTGATGGGTATATTTCCGATCTGCCAGCGACGACCTATTATGTTCAAGATCATGATGATTTAGCGGTTGTCGAACGCATTCCGACAGGAGAACAGTACAGCATGATGTTTGCGAAGGGTAATCCATTGCGGGATCAATGTAATGAGGTGATTTCGACGTTGAAACAAGACAATACTCTGGCCGCAATTCATGAAAAATGGTTTGGTGTTGCGCCTGATCCTGATACATCAACGGTGGTTGTAAAACCCGTGCCGGAGTGA
- the argS gene encoding arginine--tRNA ligase: MTSIQDQLNTRFLAAFHQAFGDEVEPPTPLVVPASNPKFGDYQCNAALPLAKPLKRKPRDIAQTLLDQVQLDHLCEPPEIAGPGFINLRIQPQFIAAQLTQRYGDPRLGVEPTQTPQRAIVDFSSPNIAKEMHVGHLRSTIIGDSIARILEFRGHEVVRLNHVGDWGTQFGMLITYLKEAYPEALTTADALDLGDLVALYKKAKQRFDADAEFQQASREAVVKLQAGDEEARRAWQLLCEQSRREFQVIYDLLDIQLTERGESFYNPLLPDVITTLEAAGLLEEDQGAKCVFLDGFTNKDGKPLPLIVQKSDGGFNYATTDLAALQYRIRQDEGDRIIYVTDAGQANHFTQVFQVARKAGILPEQIDIIHVPFGLVQGEDGKKLKTRSGETVRLQDLLDEAVRRTYADLDQRLTAEGRTETEAFKQQVAKTVGLSAVKYADLSQNRTSNYIFSYDKMLSLQGNTSPYLLYAYVRIQGITRKARAGVGALTTWQEESASSGVRWSVLAWTVAIAVAAFVALDASIRVHHELHTLPLLAETMRLIGFGCTLWFGFRRLLLYRGRQQLWAQLRQWRSQFLDFTPDPAPPEPSPAAAIQVTEAAELVLAKHILQLEDVLTEVEQDLLPNRLCQYLFELSQKFNQFFEQCPVLKAEEPVRTSRLMLCTLTARTLELGLSLLGIPVLDRM; the protein is encoded by the coding sequence ATGACCTCGATTCAAGACCAACTCAACACCCGATTTTTAGCAGCATTTCATCAAGCGTTCGGCGATGAAGTCGAACCGCCCACGCCCCTCGTCGTGCCCGCGAGTAATCCTAAATTTGGCGATTATCAATGCAATGCCGCGTTACCCCTCGCCAAACCCTTAAAACGCAAACCCCGCGACATTGCCCAAACCCTCCTCGATCAGGTGCAACTGGATCACCTCTGCGAACCGCCGGAAATTGCCGGGCCAGGCTTCATTAACCTCCGGATTCAGCCCCAATTCATCGCGGCGCAACTGACGCAACGGTATGGCGATCCACGTTTGGGAGTGGAGCCGACGCAAACACCACAGCGAGCGATCGTCGATTTTTCTAGCCCCAATATTGCCAAGGAAATGCACGTCGGTCATTTGCGATCGACGATCATCGGGGATTCCATTGCGCGAATTTTAGAGTTTCGCGGTCATGAGGTGGTGCGCCTTAATCATGTGGGGGATTGGGGGACACAGTTTGGGATGTTGATCACCTATTTAAAAGAAGCCTATCCCGAAGCCCTCACCACCGCCGATGCCTTGGATCTCGGTGATTTGGTGGCACTGTATAAAAAAGCCAAACAACGCTTTGATGCGGATGCCGAGTTTCAGCAGGCCTCACGGGAAGCGGTGGTGAAGCTACAAGCGGGGGATGAAGAGGCGCGGCGAGCTTGGCAATTACTCTGTGAGCAGTCCCGGCGGGAATTTCAGGTGATCTATGATTTGTTGGATATTCAACTGACGGAACGGGGCGAGTCGTTTTATAATCCGCTTTTGCCGGATGTGATCACAACCCTAGAGGCGGCGGGGCTGCTCGAAGAAGATCAAGGGGCGAAATGTGTGTTTCTCGATGGCTTCACCAATAAGGACGGTAAACCCCTACCCTTGATCGTGCAAAAGTCCGATGGTGGGTTTAACTATGCGACGACGGATTTAGCGGCGTTGCAGTATCGGATTCGTCAGGATGAGGGCGATCGCATCATCTACGTCACCGATGCCGGTCAAGCGAACCACTTTACCCAAGTCTTCCAAGTGGCCCGCAAAGCCGGGATCTTGCCGGAACAGATTGACATCATCCATGTCCCCTTTGGTTTGGTGCAGGGGGAAGATGGCAAAAAGTTAAAAACCCGCTCCGGGGAAACGGTGCGCCTTCAGGATCTCTTAGATGAAGCCGTACGACGCACCTATGCAGATTTGGATCAACGTCTCACCGCCGAAGGCCGCACCGAAACCGAAGCCTTTAAACAACAGGTGGCGAAAACCGTGGGACTCAGTGCCGTCAAATATGCCGACCTCAGCCAAAACCGCACCAGTAACTACATTTTCAGCTACGACAAAATGCTCTCGCTCCAGGGCAACACCTCCCCCTATCTCCTCTATGCCTATGTGCGCATTCAAGGGATTACTCGCAAAGCGCGGGCAGGGGTTGGGGCATTGACGACATGGCAGGAAGAGAGCGCATCCTCTGGGGTGCGGTGGTCGGTGCTTGCCTGGACAGTTGCGATCGCAGTGGCGGCCTTTGTTGCCCTCGATGCCTCGATTCGGGTTCACCACGAACTACATACCCTACCCCTCCTGGCGGAAACAATGCGCCTCATCGGGTTTGGCTGTACCCTCTGGTTTGGGTTCCGGCGGCTCCTGTTGTACCGAGGCCGGCAACAATTATGGGCACAATTGCGGCAGTGGCGATCGCAATTTTTAGACTTCACCCCAGACCCTGCCCCCCCAGAACCATCCCCCGCCGCTGCCATCCAAGTAACCGAAGCAGCAGAATTAGTCCTCGCCAAACATATTTTGCAATTAGAAGATGTGCTCACGGAAGTGGAACAGGATTTGTTACCCAATCGCCTCTGTCAATACCTCTTTGAATTGAGCCAAAAGTTTAATCAATTCTTTGAGCAATGCCCCGTCCTCAAAGCCGAGGAACCCGTCCGCACCTCACGATTAATGCTCTGCACCCTCACCGCCCGTACCCTAGAATTGGGCTTATCCCTCCTCGGCATTCCTGTTTTAGATCGGATGTAG
- a CDS encoding cytochrome b/b6 domain-containing protein — protein sequence MSAKFSHLYQPLLLRIIHAGTGLATLGAMVTAYWTYEVYDRRWGSLGWPRWQEVEGIHGTFGLWSLLLLPVLLIYAVHRGSKRLVQPDFLAKVGQIPAPIAWYTLHRFANTMILVALGFAVFSGKMMSEKWLPQGELDHFWYFAHLLSWAVMLGAIAFHLLMTAKVGGVPLLVSVWRWPYRPKDSPRLWWGHAMTWRQQWRSNIAQAWRSRSLPLKILETTVLLMVILGWGLSLWKEFGPTS from the coding sequence ATGTCTGCGAAGTTTTCCCACCTCTATCAACCTCTGCTCCTGCGCATTATCCATGCTGGCACTGGCTTGGCGACCCTCGGCGCAATGGTCACCGCCTACTGGACCTATGAAGTCTACGATCGCCGCTGGGGTAGTTTAGGCTGGCCCCGTTGGCAGGAGGTTGAAGGCATTCATGGCACCTTTGGCCTGTGGTCGTTGCTGTTGTTGCCGGTGTTGCTGATCTACGCTGTGCATCGGGGGTCTAAGCGTCTGGTGCAGCCAGATTTTCTCGCCAAAGTGGGACAAATTCCCGCCCCCATTGCTTGGTATACCCTGCACCGCTTTGCGAATACGATGATTTTAGTGGCGCTGGGGTTTGCGGTGTTTTCCGGCAAGATGATGAGCGAGAAATGGTTACCCCAGGGAGAACTGGATCATTTTTGGTATTTTGCCCATTTGCTGTCCTGGGCGGTGATGCTGGGGGCGATCGCCTTTCATCTGCTGATGACGGCAAAGGTGGGGGGCGTGCCGCTCCTCGTTTCGGTGTGGCGCTGGCCCTATCGCCCGAAGGATAGCCCGCGTTTATGGTGGGGTCATGCGATGACCTGGCGGCAACAGTGGCGGTCAAATATTGCCCAGGCGTGGCGATCGCGATCGCTCCCCTTAAAAATCCTTGAAACCACCGTCTTGCTGATGGTGATTCTGGGCTGGGGATTATCCTTGTGGAAAGAATTCGGCCCCACCAGCTAG